From Candidatus Pedobacter colombiensis, one genomic window encodes:
- a CDS encoding NAD-dependent deacylase: protein METIVILTGAGISAESGLKTFRDSNGLWENYRIEDVATPEAWLRNPELVQQFYNERRKSVLEAQPNEAHKALARLQDKYNVQIITQNIDDLHERAGSKNVLHLHGVITRSQSDVEPNLTYPIPGWELRFTDLCVHGKPLRPHVVWFGEAVPNMVFASRLCRKANVFAVIGTSLQVYPAAGLTEYVPKETIRYVIDVNVPHISGSDHLKKIEQPATIGVPIMVEELLARR from the coding sequence ATGGAAACCATAGTGATATTAACAGGTGCTGGCATTAGCGCTGAAAGTGGACTCAAAACCTTCAGGGATTCCAATGGTTTATGGGAGAATTATCGCATCGAAGATGTTGCTACACCCGAAGCCTGGTTGCGTAACCCGGAACTTGTACAACAGTTTTACAATGAACGTCGAAAATCGGTGTTGGAAGCACAACCCAACGAAGCACATAAGGCACTTGCAAGATTACAGGACAAATACAATGTTCAAATCATTACTCAAAATATCGATGATTTACATGAACGAGCGGGCTCAAAAAACGTACTACATTTACATGGAGTGATTACCCGATCGCAGTCGGATGTCGAACCTAACTTAACCTACCCTATACCCGGCTGGGAACTGCGTTTTACCGATCTTTGTGTCCATGGAAAACCACTTCGTCCACATGTGGTATGGTTTGGTGAAGCGGTGCCTAATATGGTGTTTGCCTCCCGGCTGTGCCGTAAAGCTAATGTGTTTGCGGTAATAGGAACGAGCTTACAGGTGTATCCTGCTGCTGGTTTAACAGAATATGTACCAAAAGAAACGATCAGGTACGTAATTGATGTAAATGTGCCTCATATTTCAGGTAGTGATCACCTCAAAAAGATTGAACAGCCGGCCACTATTGGGGTTCCAATCATGGTTGAAGAGCTTTTGGCCCGCAGGTAG
- the alaS gene encoding alanine--tRNA ligase has protein sequence MTAKEIRQAYLKFFESKQHHIVASAPIVVKNDPTLMFTNAGMNQFKDLFLGEATIKYPRVTDTQRCLRVSGKHNDLEEVGIDTYHHTMFEMLGNWSFGDYFKKEAIAWSWELLTEVYKIPKDKLYVSIFEGDEKEGLPRDTEAYELWKQYVPEERIILGNKKDNFWEMGDTGPCGPCSEIHVDCRSDEERKAVDGKSLVNADHPQVIEIWNNVFMQFNRLKDGSLQLLPAQHVDTGMGFERLVRVLQEKSSNYDTDVFQPLIQFIAAKAGIEYGADEKTDIAMRVMADHIRAISFVIADGQLPSNNKAGYVIRRILRRAVRYAYTFLNLKDPFLNELVPVLAEQFKGVFDELALQQDFVQKVVLEEEVSFLRTLATGIQRFDNYTKKQGELLMAENAIELEKPFEDQWVYSILKDQMVISGEFAFELQDTYGFPIDLTELMAREQRWIVDMDGYNKELLKQKERSRAATAVDTGDWVLVNPDLEVEFVGYDDFEAETEIIKYRKVIAKGKEQYQIVLSKTPFYAESGGQVGDTGRLEDHSRLFFVEITDTKKENGVIVHYADTLPEDVEGHFWAVIDENKRLLSQDNHTATHLLHAALKKVLGAHVNQKGSLVNADYLRFDFSHFAKVTDEELAQIEHLVNQKVRENIPLKEQRYVPYDQAISSGVTALFGEKYGDLVRIITFDDHYSKELCGGTHVKATGQIGYFKITSESAVAAGVRRIEAITADKAEAFVLDQNRELNELRALLKGNKDLTLAVSALIEENNKLKKDVEKAVLEQSANLKHEIVHHLKTVNGVNLIATHVDLPNADAVKNLAFAVKDMVDDLFLVFTTLIDDKPGITVMLSENLVKDKGLNASNIVRELAKDIQGGGGGQPFYATAGGKHKDGLKLVLEKAEGILA, from the coding sequence ATGACAGCTAAGGAAATCAGACAGGCATACTTAAAATTTTTTGAATCGAAACAACACCATATCGTTGCATCTGCACCAATTGTAGTTAAAAATGATCCAACCCTGATGTTTACCAACGCAGGGATGAACCAGTTTAAGGATTTGTTTTTAGGTGAAGCAACTATTAAATACCCTCGGGTTACCGATACGCAGCGCTGTCTTCGTGTTTCCGGAAAACACAATGACCTGGAAGAGGTGGGTATTGATACTTATCACCATACAATGTTCGAGATGCTTGGTAACTGGAGCTTTGGTGATTACTTTAAAAAAGAAGCCATTGCCTGGAGCTGGGAATTGTTGACTGAAGTTTATAAAATACCAAAAGATAAGCTTTATGTGTCTATTTTTGAAGGAGATGAGAAGGAAGGTCTACCAAGAGATACAGAAGCCTATGAGCTTTGGAAGCAGTATGTGCCGGAAGAACGCATTATATTGGGAAATAAAAAAGATAATTTCTGGGAAATGGGCGATACGGGACCATGTGGCCCGTGTTCTGAGATCCATGTAGACTGCCGCTCGGATGAGGAACGTAAAGCTGTTGATGGTAAGTCACTCGTTAATGCTGATCATCCCCAGGTAATTGAGATTTGGAACAATGTATTTATGCAATTTAACCGCCTTAAAGACGGTTCGTTGCAGCTGTTGCCTGCTCAACATGTTGATACCGGAATGGGCTTTGAGCGTTTGGTACGTGTGTTACAGGAAAAATCATCTAATTACGATACTGACGTTTTTCAACCATTAATTCAGTTTATTGCTGCTAAGGCAGGAATTGAATATGGAGCAGACGAAAAAACCGATATTGCCATGCGTGTAATGGCCGACCATATCCGTGCAATCTCTTTTGTGATTGCAGATGGACAGTTGCCTTCAAACAATAAAGCAGGTTATGTAATCCGTCGTATTTTACGTCGCGCTGTTCGTTATGCCTATACTTTCCTCAACTTAAAAGATCCTTTTTTAAATGAACTGGTTCCGGTTTTGGCTGAGCAGTTTAAAGGTGTTTTTGATGAGTTGGCGTTACAGCAGGATTTTGTCCAAAAGGTAGTTTTGGAAGAAGAAGTTTCCTTCTTAAGAACTTTAGCCACAGGTATCCAACGCTTTGATAATTATACTAAAAAGCAAGGAGAATTGCTAATGGCTGAGAATGCCATTGAACTTGAAAAACCATTTGAAGACCAGTGGGTATACAGCATTCTGAAAGATCAAATGGTGATCTCAGGAGAGTTTGCATTTGAATTGCAGGATACTTATGGCTTCCCGATAGATCTGACAGAATTGATGGCCAGAGAGCAACGCTGGATCGTTGATATGGATGGGTACAATAAAGAGTTGCTTAAACAAAAAGAACGCTCGCGTGCTGCAACAGCTGTAGATACAGGCGACTGGGTATTGGTTAATCCCGATCTGGAAGTTGAGTTTGTTGGGTATGATGATTTCGAAGCTGAAACGGAGATTATTAAATACCGTAAGGTGATTGCAAAGGGAAAAGAACAATACCAGATCGTATTGAGTAAAACGCCTTTCTATGCAGAAAGTGGCGGACAAGTAGGTGATACAGGTCGTCTGGAAGATCATAGTCGTCTTTTCTTCGTTGAAATTACCGATACTAAAAAGGAGAACGGTGTAATTGTACATTATGCTGATACTTTACCTGAAGATGTTGAAGGGCATTTCTGGGCTGTTATAGATGAGAATAAACGTCTACTTTCGCAGGATAACCATACTGCAACGCATTTACTGCATGCAGCATTGAAAAAAGTATTGGGTGCGCATGTGAACCAGAAGGGATCATTGGTCAACGCTGATTATCTACGTTTCGACTTTTCACATTTTGCTAAGGTTACCGATGAGGAACTGGCTCAAATAGAGCATCTGGTGAATCAGAAAGTGAGAGAGAATATCCCATTGAAGGAGCAGAGATATGTGCCTTATGACCAGGCGATCTCAAGCGGCGTAACGGCTTTGTTTGGAGAGAAGTATGGTGATCTGGTTCGTATCATAACATTTGATGACCATTACTCTAAAGAACTTTGTGGTGGCACGCACGTTAAGGCTACAGGTCAGATTGGTTATTTTAAAATCACCTCTGAGAGTGCCGTAGCTGCAGGTGTGAGACGTATAGAAGCAATCACAGCAGATAAGGCTGAAGCATTTGTTTTAGATCAGAACAGAGAGTTGAATGAATTGCGCGCTTTGTTAAAAGGTAATAAAGATTTGACTTTAGCGGTTTCTGCTTTAATTGAAGAGAATAATAAGTTGAAAAAGGATGTAGAGAAAGCTGTGTTAGAGCAATCTGCTAACCTTAAACATGAAATCGTACATCACCTTAAAACCGTTAATGGTGTTAATTTGATTGCTACTCATGTCGACTTACCTAATGCAGATGCAGTTAAAAACCTGGCATTTGCTGTAAAGGATATGGTTGATGACTTGTTCCTTGTATTTACAACTTTGATTGATGATAAACCGGGTATTACGGTGATGTTGTCGGAAAATCTGGTAAAAGATAAAGGCCTGAATGCATCAAATATTGTACGCGAATTGGCTAAAGATATTCAAGGTGGTGGGGGTGGACAACCCTTTTATGCAACTGCCGGAGGTAAACATAAAGATGGGTTAAAGTTAGTTCTGGAAAAAGCAGAAGGCATTTTAGCTTAA
- a CDS encoding MerR family transcriptional regulator, whose product MPYKEREINKMYYTMGEVTEMFGVNASQIRFYEKEFDVLQPKKNKKGNRLFTPEDIENLKIIFHLVDDKGFTLKGAKEHLKTNSGEVKENQKIIASLEKLKDFLLKLNEEI is encoded by the coding sequence ATGCCTTATAAAGAAAGGGAAATAAATAAAATGTATTACACCATGGGTGAAGTAACCGAAATGTTTGGTGTCAACGCATCTCAAATCCGCTTTTACGAAAAGGAATTCGATGTGCTGCAACCCAAGAAAAACAAAAAGGGCAACAGGTTATTTACTCCCGAGGACATTGAAAACTTAAAAATCATTTTCCACCTGGTTGATGACAAAGGTTTCACCTTAAAAGGTGCCAAAGAGCATTTAAAAACAAATAGTGGTGAGGTTAAGGAAAACCAAAAGATCATTGCTTCGCTTGAAAAGCTAAAGGACTTCTTACTAAAGCTTAACGAAGAAATTTAA
- a CDS encoding type II secretion system protein GspK, with amino-acid sequence MRMLCLLLLLQGGMSAIAQEEEKIRDLIEHLAENSSEGEDLSEFTDRISFFRKHPINLHKTSPEELKNLIFLSPLQISNFFSYIANTKLVNVLELQAIPGFDPETINKLLPFVTISTLEGYEQLKLKKLIQTSNHDLILRYGRLLQQQKGFRDLPGSRYLGTPEKLLLRYRFNNHDILSAALVMAKDAGEQLFNCNTGLDHLSANIALFKLGRVKKLIIGDYSLQFGQGLTLWSGFAFGKGPDVTSVAAKDVGIKPYTSASEASFFRGIASTINLGRNIHLSPFISVRRLDASLKATADNNYTLSNIIITGLHRTQTELKNQRSLKQVVYGGALQYITDNLNIGFITYQSDYQHQFITGTQLYNKYSFTGKHLTNTGLHYNYTFRNTYFYGELAYSVGTGHAFINGAMTTLSRKLSVVLLHRNYSKDYHNFFSRAVGEGSETNNERGWYVGLNYLLPRNLSWSVYGDYFKFPWLKYRVDSASAGYEVLSQLTYTKGKNFKSALRFKREQKQQNPNAGSTYHHLEEVLKQTYRLETTWKPNRKLNFQQRTEITQYQKGINQKESGILVYTDVHYTPTASKLSGNIRLAYFKTSSYNSRIYAYESDVLYGSSSGIYSGNGIRSFINARYRPFKKIDIWLRYACFTYKNTATIGTGLDEIEGNRKTEVKVQLRYQF; translated from the coding sequence ATGAGAATGTTATGCTTGTTGCTTCTGCTACAAGGCGGAATGAGCGCTATCGCTCAAGAAGAAGAAAAAATCAGGGACCTCATCGAGCATCTTGCCGAAAATTCATCGGAAGGCGAAGACCTGTCGGAATTCACAGACCGAATCAGCTTCTTTCGTAAACATCCCATAAACCTTCACAAAACCTCTCCCGAAGAGCTAAAAAATCTGATCTTTCTTTCTCCACTTCAGATCAGTAATTTCTTCAGCTACATCGCAAATACCAAACTAGTCAACGTTTTGGAATTGCAGGCTATCCCTGGCTTTGATCCGGAAACCATCAACAAACTACTACCCTTCGTAACCATAAGCACATTGGAGGGCTATGAGCAGTTAAAATTAAAAAAACTAATACAGACGAGTAATCATGACTTGATTTTACGATACGGGCGCTTACTCCAGCAACAGAAAGGTTTTAGAGACCTACCTGGCAGCAGATACCTGGGAACTCCCGAAAAATTACTATTGCGCTATAGATTCAATAACCATGACATCCTATCTGCCGCACTGGTAATGGCAAAGGATGCCGGAGAGCAGCTTTTCAATTGCAACACAGGATTAGATCACCTTTCGGCCAACATAGCCTTATTTAAGCTTGGACGGGTTAAAAAACTAATTATTGGAGACTATAGTTTACAATTTGGCCAGGGACTAACCTTATGGTCAGGATTTGCTTTTGGGAAAGGCCCTGATGTAACCAGTGTGGCCGCCAAAGATGTTGGCATAAAACCTTACACTTCAGCCAGCGAAGCCTCCTTTTTCCGTGGAATAGCAAGCACCATTAACCTTGGCCGCAACATCCATCTAAGCCCTTTTATATCCGTCAGGAGACTTGATGCGAGTCTAAAAGCCACAGCAGACAACAACTACACACTTTCCAACATTATTATAACCGGCCTACATCGCACACAAACAGAACTTAAGAACCAAAGATCATTGAAGCAAGTAGTATACGGAGGGGCGCTACAATATATCACGGACAACCTAAATATTGGATTTATCACCTATCAATCCGACTACCAACACCAATTCATTACCGGCACACAACTGTACAACAAGTACAGTTTTACAGGCAAACATCTAACCAATACCGGATTGCACTACAATTACACTTTTAGAAACACCTACTTTTATGGAGAACTGGCATACAGCGTGGGCACAGGGCACGCTTTTATTAATGGTGCTATGACGACCCTATCCCGTAAACTATCTGTTGTATTATTGCACCGCAATTATAGCAAAGATTACCATAATTTCTTTAGCAGAGCTGTTGGTGAAGGCTCAGAAACCAATAATGAAAGGGGCTGGTATGTAGGCCTAAATTATTTATTACCGAGAAACCTGAGCTGGTCGGTTTATGGCGACTATTTCAAATTCCCCTGGTTAAAATATCGGGTCGATTCGGCCTCTGCCGGCTACGAAGTACTGAGCCAACTGACCTATACAAAAGGAAAAAATTTTAAGTCAGCACTAAGATTTAAGAGAGAACAAAAACAGCAAAACCCAAATGCAGGCAGTACTTATCATCATCTGGAGGAAGTATTGAAACAAACCTATCGCTTAGAAACAACCTGGAAACCTAATCGAAAGTTAAACTTTCAACAACGAACAGAAATAACTCAATATCAAAAAGGTATAAATCAAAAAGAATCAGGAATATTAGTATATACAGACGTACATTACACCCCAACAGCATCCAAATTATCGGGAAATATACGTCTGGCTTATTTCAAAACCTCATCTTACAACAGCAGAATTTATGCTTACGAAAGCGATGTTTTATACGGTTCCAGTTCAGGGATTTATTCCGGCAATGGTATCCGTAGTTTTATAAATGCCCGATACCGACCATTCAAAAAAATAGATATCTGGCTTAGGTACGCGTGCTTCACTTATAAAAATACAGCAACAATCGGCACCGGACTGGAT